The genome window GTTGATCGACACGCAGCGCTCCCAGTAGTCCGGGGTCACCGCCTCCAACGCATGGCGGTCGTCGCTGCCGACGTTGTTGAGCAGCACGTGGAAATCGCCCAATTCGGCCGCCGCCGCGCCGATCGCCGCCTGCAGCGCGGCCACGTCGGTGACGTCGCAGCGGCGCCACCACGGCGCGGTCAGGCCGGCCGCGGCCAGGCGCTCGGCCAGCGCGGCGCTGGCCTCGGCCGCGACATCGACGAAGGCCACCTGCGCCCCCTGCGCGGCGAAGGCCTCGACCAACGCGGCGCCGATGCCGGAGCCGCCGCCGGTGATGAAGACGCGGCGCCCGCGCAGGCTGCCGTAGGTTGCGTTGCCGAGGGAGGAAGGCGCCGCGCTTGCCGAGTTGTCCATGCCGTTTCGCTCTAGGTGGATAGGATTTCGATATATGAAAACAAATATCCATTCGAAGATATTTGCTATTTTTCACGTATCAATATGCCCGCTAGCATCCCCGGCGTAAAGCATCCGGGGGCGGCTTGCGCACAAGGCGGATCCCGGCGACCTGGACACGAGGAATCCGCCGACATGGGCTCACCCAGCAAACCGCCGCGCCGCAGCCAGGCGTGGTTCGGGCGCGAAGGCAAGCAGGGCTTCTACTACCGCAGCTGGCTCAAGAGCGCCGGCCATCCGCACGACATGTTTGACGGCCGCCCGGTGATCGGCATCTGCAACACCTGGTCGGAGCTGACCCCGTGCAACGGCCACCTGCGCGAACTGGCCGAGCACGTGAAGCGCGGCGTGTACGAGGCCGGCGGGTTTCCGCTGGAGTTCCCGGTGATGTCGCTGGGCGAAACGCAGATGCGCCCGACCGCGATGCTGTTCCGCAACCTGGCCAGCATGGACGTGGAGGAATCGATCCGCGCCAATCCGCTGGACGGCGTGGTGCTGCTGATGGGCTGCGACAAGACCACCCCGGCGCTGCTGATGGGCGCGGCCAGCGTCGACCTGCCGACCATCGGCGTGTCCGGCGGGCCGTCGCTGTCGGGCAACTGGCGCGGGCAGCCGCTGGGCTCGGGCACCGGCGTGATCGAAATGTCGGAGATGGTTCGCGCCGGCACCTTGAGCCAGGACGATTTCGTCGAGGCCGAAGCCTGCATGCAGCGCTCCAAGGGCAGTTGCATGACCATGGGCACCGCCTCGACCATGGCCAGCATGGTCGAGGCGCTGGGCATGTCGCTGCCGGAAAACGCGGCGATCCCGGCGGTGGACGCGCGCCGCGCGCGGCTGGCGCGGCTCAGCGGACGGCGCATCGTGCAGATGGTGGAAGAGGACCTGCGCATGTCGCAGGTGCTGACCGCCGATGCCTTCGCCAACGCGATCAAGGTCAATGCGGCGATCGGCGGCTCCACCAATGCGGTGCTGCATCTGCTGGCCCTGGCCGGCCGCGTGGGCGTGCCGCTGCAGTTGGACGACTGGGACCGGCTCGGCTCGCGGCTGCCGTGCCTGGTGAACCTCAAACCGTCCGGACAGTACCTGATGGAAGACTTCTACTACGCCGGCGGGCTGCCGGCGGTGATGCGCGAACTCGGCGCCGAACTGGCGCTGGACGCGCGCACCGTCAACGGCCGCACCGTCGGCGAGAACGTGGCGCAGGCGCCGTGCTGGAACCGTGAGGTGATCCATCCGCTGGATGCGCCGGTGCGCGCGGAGGCCGGCATCGCCGTGCTGCGCGGCAACCTGGCGCCGGACGGGGCGGTGATCAAGCCCTCGGCCGCCTCGCCGCACCTGTTGCGGCATCGCGGGCGCGCGGTGGTGTTCGAGAGCATCGAGGACTTCAAGGCGCGTATCGACGACGAGGCGCTGGACATCGACGCCGACTGCATCATGGTACTCAAGCACTGCGGCCCGCGCGGCTACCCGGGCATGGCCGAGGTCGGCAACATGCCGCTGCCGCCGAAACTGCTGCGCGCCGGCATCACCGACATGGTGCGCATCTCCGACGCGCGCATGAGCGGCACCGCCTACGGCACCGTGGTGCTGCACGCCTCGCCTGAGGCCGCCGCCGGCGGCACCCTGGCGCTGGTACGCGACGGCGACATCATCGAACTCGACGTCCCCGGCCGCGCCCTGCACCTGGAGGTCAGCGACGAGGAACTGCTGCGCCGGCGCAGCGAATGGACCCCGCCGCCGGCCCCGACCCGCGGCTGGAGCAAGCTCTACGTGGAGCACGTGCAGCAGGCGCACCTGGGCGCGGACCTGGACTTCCTGGTCGGCGGCAGCGGCGACGCCGTGGCGCGTGATTCGCACTAGCGCCGGCACCCCCGCGCAACGCCGCTGTTGGTGCGACTTCGGTCGCGACCGGGCCTTGCCGGGAAAGCCCGTCGCGACCGAAGTCGCTCCCACATCGGCTTGCGGCGAACCCGCCAGGTGCACTGTGGGAGGGACTTCAGTCCCGACGCATTGCGCCATCGGAAAGCACACCACTTCGTGCCTCGCGACTGCATGACAGTCGACTCCAATAGCAAGTGGCCAGCGCCGCCTTCTTCCACGCGCATCGCCCCCACGTCACCGCACCGTCATCTGCAGCTTCTAGCCTGCGCCGCACCCCAGGGACAAGGCAGGCTCGGTGGCGGCTCACCCCAAACGCGCATGGGCGCGCATGTTCGCGGAACACGGCCCGGTGCTGCGCGGCTTCTTCGTGCGCCGCGGCGCGCGCGAGGATGCCGAGGACATGGTGCAGGAGACCTATCTGCGGCTGCTGCGCGCGCATCGGCAGCAGGGCGAGGCCATCGCCAATCCGGAAGCCTACCTGTACACCGTCGCGCAGAACCTGGCGCGCGAACAGGCCGCGCGGCGCCGCCAGGCGCCGCTGCGCATCGAGGAGATGGAGCAGTTCTCGCAATTGCTGGCGGCGGGAGACGACGTGGAAGACAGCGCACAGCGGCGGCAGCGCCAGCAGCACCTGCAGGCCCTGCTCGCCGACCTGCCCGCGCGCACCCGCGCGGTGCTGGTGATGCAGTACCGCGACGGGCTGAGCTACAAGCAGATCGCCGAACGCATGGGCGTGTCGCCGCACATGGTCAAGAAGCACGTGGTGCGCGGCCTGTCGGCGTGCCGGCGCGCGCTCGCCGACCGCGGAGAGCACTGGTGAACGACAGCGGCTTCCCCTCGCGCAGCGCCACCGCCGATGCCGCACACTGGCACGCGCTGCAGCGCATGCACCCCTTGGACGCGAAACAGGAACAGCAGTTGCTGGACTGGCTGACCGCCTCGCCGCAGCACCTGCGCGAGTATCTGGCGCTGCAGCGCGTGGCCGGCGAACTCGGCGAGGCGCTGCGCGGCATGGACCTGGACGTGGATGCCCTGCTGGCCAGCGACGACACCGCCGACGGCGCCGCGGCCGGCAACGTGATCGCCCTGCCCTTGTCGCCGCGCGCGACAGCGCCAGCGACGGCTGCATCCGCGCGCGCCAAGCGTGCCAGCCCCACGCCGCGCTGGCGCCTGGCCGCGGCCGCCGCCGTGTGCGCGGTGGCGGTGCTGGTCGGCTGGGCCTGGCCGAGCAGCCAGACCTACCGCACCGCGCTCGGCGAACAACGCAGCGTGCGACTGGCCGACGGCAGCAGGGTGCGGCTCAACGCACAGACCCAGGTGCGTGCCACGCTGACGCCCTGGAGCCGGAGGCTGCAGTTGCTGCAGGGCCAGGCCAGCTTCGTGGTCGCCGCCGACCGCCGCCCGCTGCAGGTGCAGGCCGGCGGCCTGCGCGTGGAGGACATCGGCACCACCTTCGACATCGCCCTGCACCAGGACCAGGCGCGCATCGAGGTCTCGTCCGGGCGCGTGCACGTGTGGCGCCAGGACCGGCCGCAGCAGCCGATGCTGGCCGATCTCGGCGCCGGCCAGAGCGCACGCATCGACACCGCCGATGGCCGGGTCGAACTGGGCAACGAGGACGTCGCCGCGATGCATGCCTGGTGGCAACGGCGCATCGTCTTCCGCGACGAACCGCTGGTCAACGTCGCCGAGGACTTCAACCGGCTCAATCGCACCCGCCTGCGGATCGACGACGCCGACGCCGGCGCGATGCGGCTGACCGGCAACCTGCGCGGCGACGATGTCGCCGCATTGCGCGCCTTCCTCGATGCGCAGCCGACCCTACAGGTACGCACCAGCGCCGACGGCATCCACGTGCGCAGCCGCGCACAGGCGCAGGCACACAGGCAGTAGCTGCAGCCAGCACAGCGCGCGACGCGCGGCGGCTGCGCGGCGCCGCAGCGTACGCATACGCGCCTTGCCCGAGAACACGCCGCCGCGGCACACCCAGCCAATATGGGCGCAAACGCTGCTCGCGCTGATGAAGGGGGCGATCGACTCTTCGCGCACGCGGCGAACCCAGCGCACGCTCCGCGCACGTGTCACAGAAAATTCATCGAAAAAACGGTGCCCGATCGTCGCCGTCGCGCCTCGTAGTCCGGGGACAGCGCAGGCAATCGCCCTCTCGCGGCGATGCCTCGCGCATCACCACCCCCGCTGCCACTGGACCTCGACGATGCGCCGCACCCTGTTCCTTTCCATCGCCCTCGCCCTGCATGCCGGCGCCGCCGGCGCACAGACCGCCCCCGTCGCGGTCGATGCGATTCCCGCTCAGCCGCTGGCGCGTGCACTCAATGCCCTGTCGCGGCAGACCGGCCTGCAGTTCGTCTACGCCGCCGGCAGCACCGGCAATCCGCAGACCCACGGCAGCCGCGCCGGCGCGGCGCCGGAACAGGCGCTGCAGCAACTGCTCGACGGCACCGGCCTGCGCTACCGTTTCCTGACCCCGACCACGGTGACCATCGAGGCCGCGAGCGCGCCGGCCGAAACCGCCAGCACCACGCCGGCCGCGATGACCGCCGCACCAGCACCGGTGCCGGCACCGCCCGCGGACGCGCCGGTCAAGCAACTGGACGGCATCCAGGTACTCGGCAGCTACGCCGGCAGCCTCAGCGCCGCGCTGCGCGAGAAGCGCTACGCCGACAGCGTGGTCGACGTGATCGCTGCCGAGGACATCGGCAAGCTGCCGGCGCAGAACGTGGCCGAAGCGCTGCAGCGCGTGCCCGGCGTGTCGATCGTGCGCGACCGCGGCGAAGGCGTGTACGTGCGCGTGCGCGGCCTGGGCCCCAACTTCCAGGTGACCACGCTCAACGGCCAGACCATGGCGGTCAACGAAAACGTGCGCACCTCCGGCCAGACCGGCCGCCAGTTCCGCTACGACACCCTGCCGGCGGAACTGGTCGCCGGCCTGGAGGTGATCAAGAGTCCCACCGCCGACCTGGACGAAGGCGCGATCGGCGGCATCGTCAACGTGCGCACCTTCCGCCCGCTGGAACTGGGCAAGCCCCTGACCAACGTGTCGCTGGAATCGAGCCAGGCGCAGCGCACCCACGCCAACGACCCGCGCGTGTCCGGCCTGTTCAACTGGGTCAACGCCGACGGCACCTTCGGCGTGCTGCTCT of Xanthomonas sacchari contains these proteins:
- a CDS encoding IlvD/Edd family dehydratase, coding for MGSPSKPPRRSQAWFGREGKQGFYYRSWLKSAGHPHDMFDGRPVIGICNTWSELTPCNGHLRELAEHVKRGVYEAGGFPLEFPVMSLGETQMRPTAMLFRNLASMDVEESIRANPLDGVVLLMGCDKTTPALLMGAASVDLPTIGVSGGPSLSGNWRGQPLGSGTGVIEMSEMVRAGTLSQDDFVEAEACMQRSKGSCMTMGTASTMASMVEALGMSLPENAAIPAVDARRARLARLSGRRIVQMVEEDLRMSQVLTADAFANAIKVNAAIGGSTNAVLHLLALAGRVGVPLQLDDWDRLGSRLPCLVNLKPSGQYLMEDFYYAGGLPAVMRELGAELALDARTVNGRTVGENVAQAPCWNREVIHPLDAPVRAEAGIAVLRGNLAPDGAVIKPSAASPHLLRHRGRAVVFESIEDFKARIDDEALDIDADCIMVLKHCGPRGYPGMAEVGNMPLPPKLLRAGITDMVRISDARMSGTAYGTVVLHASPEAAAGGTLALVRDGDIIELDVPGRALHLEVSDEELLRRRSEWTPPPAPTRGWSKLYVEHVQQAHLGADLDFLVGGSGDAVARDSH
- a CDS encoding FecR family protein; translated protein: MNDSGFPSRSATADAAHWHALQRMHPLDAKQEQQLLDWLTASPQHLREYLALQRVAGELGEALRGMDLDVDALLASDDTADGAAAGNVIALPLSPRATAPATAASARAKRASPTPRWRLAAAAAVCAVAVLVGWAWPSSQTYRTALGEQRSVRLADGSRVRLNAQTQVRATLTPWSRRLQLLQGQASFVVAADRRPLQVQAGGLRVEDIGTTFDIALHQDQARIEVSSGRVHVWRQDRPQQPMLADLGAGQSARIDTADGRVELGNEDVAAMHAWWQRRIVFRDEPLVNVAEDFNRLNRTRLRIDDADAGAMRLTGNLRGDDVAALRAFLDAQPTLQVRTSADGIHVRSRAQAQAHRQ
- a CDS encoding RNA polymerase sigma factor, whose translation is MAAHPKRAWARMFAEHGPVLRGFFVRRGAREDAEDMVQETYLRLLRAHRQQGEAIANPEAYLYTVAQNLAREQAARRRQAPLRIEEMEQFSQLLAAGDDVEDSAQRRQRQQHLQALLADLPARTRAVLVMQYRDGLSYKQIAERMGVSPHMVKKHVVRGLSACRRALADRGEHW